From Thunnus maccoyii chromosome 21, fThuMac1.1, whole genome shotgun sequence, the proteins below share one genomic window:
- the LOC121888325 gene encoding NACHT, LRR and PYD domains-containing protein 1b allele 3-like, with protein MEPLGTEGLRTYNSDPDENGKILPTGGWAIEETFPCLCVFLCTPIVFRSPFFPVFFYTGNRRYSRELCRHHENESRLLAHQIVVLGDYLREICVREQFRQPLLCAIQEIGDRLYDPGSLLRAFRKLGDRAEDSPTWFTYISQLFPHTKYIITSAVGLLLPNIFTRKYGGHHDAPEKLVKAKQTSAENSLPALSHLLPPSDIFRSRKDSSCLPRPHSKSSLSQINSANNKNLTQAKSLSDMLLKDSFEEFPPDITVDENEETYRFHCSRPGLYQCSVTSLVFHMEGEGDVVYRIVSWNRRLLAQHHKKPAGPLFDIKCLQQSVCQLHLPHCEIRSTGGCEFLSVAHVDDEGIEFITPHQITETHVIINITGFSGFGNVKDEDSPPDPVRAMVLLFYRPPTDPDPESVLNVLLLPKNVVLRDVLRTRKKLVGDERYIETPAHCKLLPKQEYTLSTSPEDDSVLVQPTEAEFDEESYNNYVSSFQVNLEKIMKNIKLFLRGTNSSQSVWERKVCLLSTGVRRTCGPSALILPSNERLMDIRTCFIDGISGPVLKSLLDKMFEKKVITDSERESADEMQNKSDKARFVIDTVRKKGEAASSEMIDFLCEVDPFLCEHLGLM; from the coding sequence ATGGAGCCCCTTGGCACCGAAGGGTTAAGAACTTACAACTCAGATCctgatgaaaatggaaaaattctGCCCACTGGAGGATGGGCCATAGAGGAAACATTtccctgtttgtgtgtattccTCTGCACTCCTATTGTGTTCAGATCACCTTTTTTCCCTGTCTTTTTTTACACTGGCAACAGAAGATATAGCAGAGAACTGTGCAGACATCATGAAAATGAGTCACGTCTCTTAGCCCACCAAATAGTGGTGCTGGGAGATTACCTTCGAGAAATATGTGTTAGAGAACAATTTCGACAGCCCTTGTTATGTGCTATTCAAGAAATAGGTGATAGGCTATATGATCCAGGGTCCTTGTTACGTGCCTTTCGAAAACTAGGTGACAGAGCAGAAGATTCACCTACATGGTTCACCTACATTTCACAATTATTCCCCCACACAAAGTACATCATTACTTCTGCTGTTGGCCTTTTACTCCCAAACATTTTCACACGGAAATATGGGGGTCACCATGATGCACCAGAGAAACTTGTTAAAGCCAAGCAAACCTCAGCTGAAAACTCCCTGCCAGCCCTCTCTCACCTCCTACCACCCTCAGATATCTTCAGGAGCAGAAAAGACTCCAGCTGCTTGCCTCGTCCTCACAGCAAGTCCTCACTCAGTCAAATAAACTctgcaaacaacaaaaacttaacCCAAGCAAAGAGCTTATCTGACATGTTGTTAAAAGACAGCTTTGAGGAGTTTCCACCTGATATCACTGTtgatgaaaatgaggaaacCTACAGGTTCCACTGCTCCCGTCCAGGCCTGTACCAGTGCAGTGTGACAAGTCTGGTGTTTCACATGGAGGGAGAAGGGGACGTGGTTTACAGGATTGTCTCTTGGAACCGCAGACTACTGGCCCAACATCACAAAAAGCCTGCAGGACCCCTGTTTGACATCAAATGTCTCCAGCAGTCTGTGTGTCAGCTTCATCTCCCACACTGTGAGATCCGCTCCACAGGTGGATGTGAATTCTTGTCAGTTGCTCATGTGGATGATGAGGGCATCGAGTTTATTACTCCTCATCAGATAACAGAAACTCATGTCATTATAAACATCACAGGGTTTTCTGGTTTCGGTAATGTCAAGGATGAAGACTCTCCTCCTGACCCGGTCCGAGCGATGGTGCTGCTGTTCTACAGACCCCCGACTGATCCTGATCCAGAATCTGTCCTCAATGTGTTGTTGCTACCAAAGAACGTCGTCCTGCGTGATGTGCTGCGCACGAGGAAGAAGTTAGTTGGAGATGAGAGGTACATCGAGACACCTGCACACTGTAAACTGCTCCCAAAGCAGGAGTACACACTGTCCACTAGTCCTGAAGACGACTCAGTTCTAGTTCAACCAACAGAAGCAGAATTTGATGAGGAGTCCTACAACAACTACGTCTCATCATTCCAGGTGAATTTagaaaaaatcatgaaaaatattaagCTGTTTTTGAGAGGCACAAACAGCTCCCAAAGTGTCTGGGAAAGAAAAGTTTGTCTTTTGTCCACTGGAGTAAGAAGGACCTGTGGGCCGAGTGCTCTGATCCTCCCTTCAAACGAGAGGCTGATGGACATACGGACCTGCTTCATCGATGGGATATCAGGACCTGTTCTCAAAAGTCTGCTGGACAAGATGTTTGAGAAAAAGGTGATAACTGACTCTGAGAGGGAGTCAGCGGACGAGATGCAAAACAAAAGCGACAAGGCTCGTTTTGTCATCGACACAGTGAGGAAGAAAGGTGAAGCTGCGAGTTCAGAGATGATTGATTTTCTCTGTGAGGTCGACCCCTTCCTTTGTGAACATCTTGGGTTGATgtga